TTGTCCAGCTCCTTGGCTTCATCAGGGAGCTGCAACATAAAGGAATCATGTCTTTAGACAGAAATAATACAGTGAATGAGACTGCAACATAGAATAATACAATGTAGTACCTGTGCATGCCTGAGCCTAACACGAGATCCTGCTTCATCAATCAAGTCAATAGCCTTATCAGGCAGGAAGCGATCACTGAAGAAAGAAAGTAAAATAAGTTTATTAGATTGAAAATCAAATGATTATATGTCAACTGCTGAGAATTTAAATCCCATCCAAAAGTTCTGCAAAATTAGGGGCATGTTTGGTGCACACCCTAACATTGCCACACATGCGTGCCAAAGGTGTGGCTAACAAATCAATGGCAACAATTAGGCAAGGTTTtgcaaaaaaagagaaaaaaaaggagtgcATGATATTTGGATCCTAGGGTTAAAAAATTGTGGCATAGCGCAAATGTGGCAATGAAACAAACAATAGCCTCATGATAGTTTGGCAAAGTGTGGTAGTGAACCAAACACCCACTAGATATTTTTATTTGCAAACTTATAACCATATATCCTTTCTAGTCCAGAAATCTGAAATGGATCCAAGTCAATCTTTATGTTGTTCAGCTTCAAATAGATCACTGATATTTAATTTGCTTCCAGGAAGGGATCCTAAACAGCATCATGCAcagaatataaaatatattttatcttccAAGGCATTTTGACAGTCTAACAGATAAAGGGTGAAAGTCAGTAAGTACTATCGTAGTACTCAAGAGTTCACAGGACACTACTCCTGGACCATTAAACAATGCGCTTACCTGTGCAAGCACCTAGTTACCATTTCAGAAATAAGTATATGCTtctcttcagaaaaaaaaaacagatatgtAAAAGACTAAACATCCCTATGCACAAGAGAAATATAGTACGGTTAAAAATGATGCCAATTAACAAGAATAGGTATGAATTGATATAGCCACAGTAAAGGCCAAAAATTAATAAAGATGAAACATATTAGCTAAGAATGTGCTGCATAGCAAACCTGATATACTGGTATGACAATTGTGCTGCAGCAATTAAAGAATCATCTGTGTATCGCAGCTTATGATGCAGTTCATATCGCTCACGAAGTCCTCTTAAGATTTGTATTGTTTCATCAACAGTTGGCTCTGGAACCTTAACTGGTTGAAACCGTCGCTCTAAAGCTGGATCTTTCTCAATATGTTTCCTGTACTCATCAAGTGTTGTGGCACCAATGCACTGAAGACAGAAGCATAAGAAATGTGGTGAATTAGGGGCAAAAACAGGTAACAATCATATATTGTTCATGGATAACATGCAAAGTGGACAAATTAGTCTCTGGAGTCAAGAGGCTTTGAGGCATTCTCCGGATTAAAACTATAAATATGATAAAAACATAATCATGGAAGCAACAGATTCAAAATTAGGCACATATACCTGCAGTTCACCTCTAGCAAGAGCTGGTTTCAAGATGTTGGCAGCATCAATTGCACCTTCAGCAGCACCTGCTCCAATTAGCGTGTGCACTTCATCAATAAAGAGAATAATGTCATCATTTTGTTTGATTTCCTCCATAAGTTTCTTCAGTCTTTCTTCGAACTCTCCACGGTACTTGGTACCAGCAACAAGGAGCCCCATGTCAAGAGTAATAACCTAACCGAGTAAAATACCAATCAGTATTCTGAAACAATACTATGATAATTAGAAAGAGAAGCTTCACACCACTCAAAATCTTATAAATTGTGCAAGTCTCATTCAAATCAGACGATAGCCTTGAGTCCTCACTGGTCAGGACACAATACCAATGCAACAACATTAGTTGCATCAGTACACGATATCGAGTGAAAAGTTGAATTCACAATTACATCTGGACAATGTACTAGAGAAAGCTATCCAGAAAGCTAGTATTATTCGTAAATGCAAACTTATACTATAATTACTTGTCTAGTTAATGAAATTAGCGAGTTTACCCAAAAGGGTGATAAACCCTGGAAAAAGTGTCAGCATGATGGTACTcatttgcatgcatatatgcaaaacAATGGTGATGCACAGGTGACAGGATGGTCTAAGCTAACCTTCTTTCCTTCAATTGTTTCTGGAACGTCACCATTGGAAATACGTTGTGCAAGCCCCTCAGCAATAGCAGTCTTTCCAACACCAGGTTCTCCAATTAGGCAAGGGTTGTTCTTTGTCCGCCTTCCCAAAATTTGAGTTACACGCTCAATTTGATCCTGCCTGCCAACAACTGGGTCTAGTTTACCCTGCAGATGAAAATGATTAGTTTCTTGTCTTTGCTTATTTATCTACGCAATAGAGAATGCACAAACAAGTCTGATAAAATACCTCTTCTGCCAGCTTAGTCAAATTAGTGCCATACTCTTCGAGTGTAGGCATCTTCTGGCCACTGCTTCCGCCACCAACTCCAGCACCAACAGCTTCTGTGCTTTCACCAACCATTCTTATGACCTGAACATCATATCAAATGTCATTCCCTGCATAATTTTAACTGAAAGTAGATTGGCTAAGATTTAAGGAACATAATAGTAAAGCTATTTACCTGGGTACGAATGTTGTTTGGATCAGCACCAAGACTTTCCAGTACCCGTGCTGCTACACCTTCACCCTCACGAAGTAGCCCCAGAAGTAAGTGCTCAGATCCTATATAGTTATGCCCTGAACAATAAAAAATGATGAATATTAGACAAAAGACCATGCATATTTTTCTAAATAACTAGTCTCACAAGGCATAGAttcaaaactcaaatgtgaataCTTTCTTGACCTTAGCATCAAGTCAACAACAATGCCATTGTTACCTTTTCACTTTTTTTGGCATACTTGTTGTACAGTATAAGTGTAATAATATGCATATTAATAATTTAGTAAACAGTGCCAGATCTGATGCATATTAATAAGACCTCTAGCATCATTCTAAACCAGTAATTATTCATAGGAGAAAGAAAGCATATTTGTACATGATTAGCGATTAACCCACCACATGCAGATTCTCAACCAATTTAGCACTATTATTTTGCATACTTAATGTGAAGTACGAAAATTGAGAGCAGGATAATAGCAATATGAAACCAAAGCACATGCTGGTTTGATTGGAAACTAGAGGTATGTAAGCAATATTTCAGGACAAAAAATGCTATAAGGAAAGAATTAAAGTGTCCAATTATAACCAAATGAAACTAGCTGAATCTTTGAACAAAGAGAGGTTATACCTAGCTGGCGAGCTTCTTCAAGTGACAGTTCCAAGACACGCTTTGCACGAGGCGTGAATGGGATCTCAACAGCCACAAACCCGCTACCACGTCCAATGATCTTCTCAACTTCCACACGGGCATCCTTAAGGTTGATACCCATAGACTTGAGAACCTTTGCCGCGATTCCTGTGCCCTCACCGATAAGGCCCAGTAGAATTTGCTCCGTCCCAACAAAGTTGTGGCCCAGGCGCCTCGCTTCTTCCTGTGCAAGCATGATCACCTTGATTGCCTTCTCCGTGAAGCGCTCAAACATGGCGCGGACCACCCCTCTTGACCCCAACCCTCGGGGGCGTGAAATCTGGCTCGCGACAATAGAGCCGAAGTCACGCTTAATCACCGACCTCGAGTCCAGGAAATTCGTCTGCCGCAGGCCCTGGAAACCCCCCAGGGTGAGGGTCCGTGTTGGCATGGTACGCATCATCGTGGCCCTCGCGCGCACGCGGAACCGCGCGGTGCCGCTCCTCCTGTATATGGTCGGAGCAATCGCGGACTGGACTAGCGACCCCTCCATACCGACCTACCCCAAAAGGAAAACCCCGAGCCACCTGCCCACCAATCCAATCCctgcaaaatcaccaaaatcGATCAAGGTCAAACACATAACCAAAATGAAACTAAGAGAACAACACTTTCTCCCACGGCCTACATGGCGGTGAGAATGATTCACAAGCCATCCGCGCATCGCCGCAACGAGAAAACCTAACGTTCCCTTCCCCCCACAACGGAAGAAGACCTCACGTCCAAAACTCCAAATCATTATATACAtaataagaaaaaacaaaaatcggAGCACACGTCGCCTCGAAATGGCTCCGCTGCCATTTCTCCGACGAGACCACAGCTCTCCCCCTCCGCATCACGCGCGGATTCGATTCGAGGCACCTCCCATCCACCCGGCCGTCCGGGCCGGCGGACGCCTCCCGTTACCCACCCCCCTACATCGACCACGCGCCCGCGGCGGCCACCCCATCCCACATGCTCGCCGGAGTCAACCCGAGAAAccacccacccccaccccacccaaaCAGATAAGGCCGGCACCCACAAGCCCGGACCGCGgccggaggaagagagagagagagagagagaacgcgAGGGCTCACCTGGCCGGACCTcaaccgcggcggcgacgagggggcGGCCACCAACCCTAGCagcgcggggggagggggggacggggacgcggaggcggcggaggaggaggaggaggagatgggagaggaggaaggggagacgCACCCACGCGAGGGGAGGAGataagaagaggagagagaggagaggagagagccgCCTCGACTGACCTGACCCCTCCCCACCTCTGCACGTTATCTCCAAATATACCggctttcccttttttttttcttttcctccttttatctttaccttttattttttacttttacttttgtttttttttctttactctATGCGGGCCTACGACCAAGGCCCGTTGGCCCGTTCATTTGTGCGGTGGGCCGGCCCACCTCGTCAACTAACTATTTCaacaaggaataagttcaccggaggtccctcaacttaacagcgagatttttttgagatcccttaaccacaaaaccagaaatcttcacccctaaactatacaagactgttcactcaaggtccctaggcagtatatatgggcggtttcgctgacgtggcaacctagtcagcaaaaaaaaattaaaaagtacgtgggacccacatgttagctgtacctttttttttcttctcttttcttctccttctcttctcttttctatcttctctccttctcttattcagtgagggaggccggcggcagGCGGAGCAGCGCGCAGATGCGGGTGGCGCAGCAGAGGGCGAGCGCGGTAGCGGAGCGGCGGGTGTGAGCGCGAGCGCGGCGACGGGCGAGAGCGGCCGCGGGCAGAGAAGCAGAGGGCGAGTGCGGCAGCGAAGAGGCGAtgggcgagcgcggcgacgggTGGAGCAGCAGAGCGGTGGTGGGCGAGCACGGAGGCGCATCCACCCCACCCCAGCCAACCAAAGCACGCCCTTTGCCCTCGGCCGTAAGCCTCACCGCCAAGTCGCTGTCCTCCCCGTCGCCATCGACCGGCAACGACGACTTCGCGGCGCTCCTCGACACGGAGCTCGAGCTCACCTCCGTCGCTGACTCGGCCTCCGCCAGAGACCCCTCCGCCACTAGCGACGACTACAAGGAAGACCCCTCCCAGccttccctccttcctcctcgagctccctcgcgccggcgccaccgccaggGACGGGAAGCCGACAGTGATGGCCGTCGTAGTCAGCTCGCTTGCCGCGGCAACGCTGGTCCCGGCGCTAACCGGCTGATGCGTCTGCGGATCGATGCCCTGGCTCAAGAGCTTGCGCTTGATGTGCGTGTTCCACCTGCAGAACCAATCAATCAGCACCAAGAACACAAGAAGAGCTAACCGGAGCAGATGACAACACGTTGAAATTTGTTTTGCTTACTTGTTGCCAAGaagggcgtggagcttgatggtgagctcgtcgtcgtcgtcggtgaagTTGCCGCGCTTGAGGTCGGGGCTGAGGTAGTTCATCCAGTGGAGGCAGCAGCTCTTTCGGCAGCGGAGCAGCCCCACCGCcttggggagggagagagggtcgATGGGGAGAGCGCGCCGCTTgtcggcaggcggcggcggggcccgtGGTCGAGCACCCGGCGCGTTAGAACATCTCCACcaccgagctcgccgtcgcgccggccgccacctctcctcctctcccgccgccgctatcACGTCGaccgtctctctctccctctcccgctgccggccacctctctccccctctgTCACTGCGCCTACTCAAGACTTGAGAGAACtcggagagaagagaagagaaaaagaaaaaaaaaagaaatgcggAACCCACACCATTGTCTCACTTACATGTAGAccccacatatttattttattttattttattgctgACTATGATGCCACGTTAgcaaaaccacccatatatactaccTAGGGACCTTGAGTGAACGGTTTCGTATAATTTAGGGGTggagatttctggttttgtggttaagggacctcaaaaaatctcgatgtaaagttgagggacagccggtgaacttattcctttcaacAAAACTGTACAATCCTGTCCAGCAATGTGTCATATCCAATCACAATCCCtcatattttaagataaaataaTTACTTCTATAAATTAAAGTTATTATTATAGAGAACTGCAACTGataatccctccgtttcatatcgtttcatattgtaagactttctagcattgtctatattcatataaatgttaatgaatctcgACAATATCTATATGATATATGAATGtgaataatgctagaaagtcttatattctGAAATGGAGAAAGTATTATCGGAATATTGCAAGCTTTGGTTGTCTTGTAAAATTAGGCCTAACATGTACTACATATATTTGTAGTACTCATGGTTTGTCAagttggacccacatgtcatatgtACATAGCGCATAAAAAGTTACAGTTTTCtgataaatgttttttttctattgttgcaattttgtgaaaaatataAAGTTAACGTTGTGGTTAAGTGATAGTTTTGTTTAAATAATTGCAGTTTTCTCTGAAATTTACTGTTGCTTGTTTTAACTCCATGCGGGCCTAGGACCAAAGCCCATGGCCCATTCAATTGTGCGGTGGGCCGGCCATATCGTCACCGACTCGGAGGCCCACTCCGAGCGCGAGGCGAACCGCCTCCAACCTGCGCGGCTCAAATACCGACCATctcccaacccaacccaaaccCTTGTACAAATCCAAACGAGGCGAGGCGAACCTTCGAGAAGCTTCGAGAAGGTTGTGGTTGAGgtcgaggaggggaggggggggagatggcggcgggaggtggtgggggaggaggaggaggaggaggggaggggttcGAGGAGCGGGTGAAGCGGCTGTTCGGGTCGAGGCTGTTCGACGACGTGCCGGGGTCGTCCTTCCCGGCGGCGTCGTGGTCGGTGGCGGCCGGGgacgtggagcggcggcggtgggcgaagCCGTCGGAGGcccgcgacgaggaggaggcgagggagggggccgacgccgccgaccgcGGGGACACGCCCTGCGCCTCCGCGTTCTACGACGACAACGGGTGCCTCCGCgcggggacgcggcggcggcggcggagtaaGCAGGAGGAGTTCGAGGGCGACCTCGAtgaagaagacgaggaggaggaggaggaggagaaggagaggggtggcggcggcggcaagcagcagcaggaggaggacgaggaggagggggttAGGGTTTCCATCGGCCTCGACCCGACTCTGGATCGAGAGGTGAGAGGGTTAAAAATCACTTTGGCTCTTcttgtttatttgtttattttattcatTAATCCACACGATTAGTAGTTCAACTTTACCATTTCATTAGTCTAGACTAGATTAGGGCGTGGATTAGGAGGGGATCAACTGCTTGTTTTGTTATGTTCATATAGTCTATGAGTTCACACAATTGAAACATTTCAACTGTAGGTTTGTTCATCGGTTCTCTTAGCCACGTTCATTTCTAATGGAGAATTAGAGATGATTGGGGGGGTATTGTAGCCATGGCCTGATCTTTTATTCATGCTAAATTTTGCCTGTGCTGTTGTTGCGCTGGGGTTGTGTCAAGTGAAACTCTGCAGCTGAATCTGATATAACAAATAATATAGTCGTCGTTTCAAAGGGAacacctttttattttcttcactACTTAAGTTCTAATATGAGCTGTAAAGAAAGTTACTACATCCATACATTTAGTCAGTATGTGGCCTGACTTAATGGAGCGCTAAATTGCTCAAACCAGATTCTGGATGAGAATTTTCTTTTTGCCGGTTACAGTTTGTTATTGTGGAGTGTTATATCTAACAAGATTTTTATCCTTCAGGAAGAAGAGGACAAGTATGACAGAGAGGCATTTGGTAGAGAGGATGCTTTTGACCGTGTATACATGAATGAAATCATGGATGATGGCATTAACATGAGCATCAACACTGTGGTGCCTGACATCCTTGATGATTCCGTTGAGGAGATCCACCGCTTCTCAAGGGATCCCAGAGCAGATATGGGTGCGGCATCCGCAAGACTCAAGGAGTACGATAGTTCAGCTAAAGGTGGCACGTGTTCTCTAGCTCAGCCAAATGAATTCCCAAGTGGCAGGATACAAGCAATGAAAACCGATGATGCTAACGTGAAACCTATACTGAAGCGGAAGGAGGAGCAAGGCGATTCAAAGCCAAGGAAACGTGTCAAGTTTGCTGCTGATGTTAAGGACCAATCGGCAGAGCTGCCTGAACAGGATGAAGATTCTCCCATGGTTCCTCAATCCATGGATTTGGTCATAGGGAAGGACTCATCCACTCCATCTGAGTCTCCTGGGGTTCCTGACTATGTTAAGAACCCTGCAAAGTATACACGTTACACTCTGGACACTCCAGAATGTAACGATGAAACTAACAGGAGAGCTTTTGCCGACCTGCATGATATATTAAGGAGAATGGAACCAGAGCCTGAGGCACCACCAGTTGAGATACCTACTTCAGTTACGTTCATCCCACGGAAGAAGACAATCGATGCAATGACAGTAGATGAgggtcccaaatccaatgatgCAAACTCATCTCTCATTGGTCTGGCGGCAGGTGCCTCTGATGAAACTGAGCAATGCGAAATGGATGAAGATGATCCTAAAGCATTGTTACCGCCACAGGTCCAAACCAACACGAAGATGAACTCCCGTCGTTACAGATCAAGTAGAACTGATGATGAGTAAAATTGACGGTACCCTTGTCTCTTCAGTTTAATGTTGTAATACAATCTACAAATTTGAGGTTCCAATGTTGGAGTAGTTGCTATGCAAGTTGAGGAGATATGTTGATGTACTTTTGCTTTGATCTTCTGATCTGAGCTAACCAGTTATAATTCTACTGTGGTACTTAttgtttaattaatcttgtactGGGAGCTACTGTGGTCCTGTGGATGTTGATGTAAACTTTTACTGGTAAGCTGACTTTACTGAAtcatctctttctttctcaTGTCAAAAATAGTGGTTTCTATCGCTATCAGTTCTTCACTATACATTCAGAAAACAACTTTAACAGTTACAGAGAAACCTAATGAGACTGCAGGTATGCACTTGCAGGTGACCTCACTTCCTCAGAACCAAGATCCATCTTAAAACACAATGTTAGGTCATCGTATGTACAGATAAAAAAGATCGTTTAAATGCTGTTGGCTCATACATCTCCCAAGAGAAAAAAACAGCTCATTTTCTTCTTCAGAACCAATGGCAAGAGAGAGAAACTGAATTGCAAAAGAACCCTATATCAATCTGTACATTCTGAATATAACCCCATgcattttccttctttttcttctttcaggGAGTAATGAATTATTTACCGAGCTCAAGACATCTACAGTGGCGGCTACATCTTATCAGCGATTCTGTATAGGGCATCAGCCACCTTGCCAAGCACACCAAGTAGGCTGCTCACTTGGTCCTTCCTCTGCTCCCTGTCCAGTTGGCAGTTGATGTTCTGCGCCTCCAGCTGGGCTGCAACCATCCGGCTGCTCCGGTCTAGGATTTCGATCAGCTGCCCCTGCAGATCAGGAGCTTCTCCTGAGGCGTCGTCGCTGCGCTGCCTCTTGTGCGCGCCCTGAGCTGGTGAGTCCTCGACAATTTGTTCCGGTTGCTTGGCTCTGGACGTCCCCGCTGTCAAGAAATTTAGATGGTTAGATAAATGCAGTTTTTCTGACTTTGTTGCATGAATGTGCAAAGTTCTAGCATCAAAGGGGCTTTCAATGTTTCAATTCAAGATAAACACAATTTCCctttttataaaagaaaaaaaaaggctactATAACTTTTGTTTCTTCTCATGAGGTGATCCTGAAGTTTAATACTCCTGCTGTGTATCCTACTGCTGTTGATTTATGTTTTTGTTGCATATTAGACTATACAAGTATCTCTGAAACACACAAGTAAAAACTAGCGAGGAACAGGTCGCTGATCATGTTTATTCAGTACTGTATCAAGTAGGGAAGATAGCATAATGTAATATGGAAAGGTGAAGTGAACAGGATAAATGCAGTGAAATAATTATACTTCTTCCATTCATTTCTTTATCACAATACTTGAAAAGAAGCTTTCCACCTTGCTGGGCAAAAGTTAATGATGGAATATCCACTGCCCTCATACAATTTCTGAAAAAAGGGTCACTATGCGCTGAATGATACAATCAGTTCGCTGGTACTAATAACAAAAGGCTCCTAGTCTGCATCTTTTGCATTTTGGGCATTTATTCTGAACCAGCACTGCGTGAAACTGAGTGTTTCTCGGAATGTCGCAAACCTGCTAAAATTTGATGCTTCACATGTATGTTAATAAATTCAACAGACAAACTTTACGATCGAATCTGTTGACTGCCAATTTATTCATTTTGTTGTCAAATGAAGACAAGCCACAA
This window of the Oryza sativa Japonica Group chromosome 4, ASM3414082v1 genome carries:
- the LOC107280807 gene encoding uncharacterized protein, encoding MAAGGGGGGGGGGGEGFEERVKRLFGSRLFDDVPGSSFPAASWSVAAGDVERRRWAKPSEARDEEEAREGADAADRGDTPCASAFYDDNGCLRAGTRRRRRSKQEEFEGDLDEEDEEEEEEEKERGGGGGKQQQEEDEEEGVRVSIGLDPTLDREEEEDKYDREAFGREDAFDRVYMNEIMDDGINMSINTVVPDILDDSVEEIHRFSRDPRADMGAASARLKEYDSSAKGGTCSLAQPNEFPSGRIQAMKTDDANVKPILKRKEEQGDSKPRKRVKFAADVKDQSAELPEQDEDSPMVPQSMDLVIGKDSSTPSESPGVPDYVKNPAKYTRYTLDTPECNDETNRRAFADLHDILRRMEPEPEAPPVEIPTSVTFIPRKKTIDAMTVDEGPKSNDANSSLIGLAAGASDETEQCEMDEDDPKALLPPQVQTNTKMNSRRYRSSRTDDE
- the LOC4335702 gene encoding chaperone protein ClpC1, chloroplastic, with the translated sequence MEGSLVQSAIAPTIYRRSGTARFRVRARATMMRTMPTRTLTLGGFQGLRQTNFLDSRSVIKRDFGSIVASQISRPRGLGSRGVVRAMFERFTEKAIKVIMLAQEEARRLGHNFVGTEQILLGLIGEGTGIAAKVLKSMGINLKDARVEVEKIIGRGSGFVAVEIPFTPRAKRVLELSLEEARQLGHNYIGSEHLLLGLLREGEGVAARVLESLGADPNNIRTQVIRMVGESTEAVGAGVGGGSSGQKMPTLEEYGTNLTKLAEEGKLDPVVGRQDQIERVTQILGRRTKNNPCLIGEPGVGKTAIAEGLAQRISNGDVPETIEGKKVITLDMGLLVAGTKYRGEFEERLKKLMEEIKQNDDIILFIDEVHTLIGAGAAEGAIDAANILKPALARGELQCIGATTLDEYRKHIEKDPALERRFQPVKVPEPTVDETIQILRGLRERYELHHKLRYTDDSLIAAAQLSYQYISDRFLPDKAIDLIDEAGSRVRLRHAQLPDEAKELDKELRQVTKDKNEAVRGQDFEKAGELRDREMELKAQITAIIDKSKEMVKAETESGEVGPLVTEADIQHIVSSWTGIPVEKVSSDESDRLLKMEETLHTRIIGQDEAVKAISRAIRRARVGLKNPNRPIASFIFSGPTGVGKSELAKALAAYYFGSEEAMIRLDMSEFMERHTVSKLIGSPPGYVGYTEGGQLTEAVRRRPYTVVLFDEIEKAHPDVFNMMLQILEDGRLTDSKGRTVDFKNTLLIMTSNVGSSVIEKGGRKIGFDLDYDEKDTSYNRIKSLVTEELKQYFRPEFLNRLDEMIVFRQLTKLEVKEIADIMLKEVFDRLKAKDIDLQVTEKFRDRVVDEGYNPSYGARPLRRAIMRLLEDSLAEKMLAGEVKEGDSAIVDVDSEGKVIVLNGGSGVPEPLAPALSV